The Hemicordylus capensis ecotype Gifberg chromosome 6, rHemCap1.1.pri, whole genome shotgun sequence genome window below encodes:
- the LOC128332074 gene encoding vomeronasal type-2 receptor 26-like: MQNNPLAVIGGPNSDVSLPIPTNLCIYKIPQLIYGGTQVMKNDFLHWMFPKGIHQYKGILQLLLHFEWTWIGFIYLQDDNGERFVQDNLHMFSERGICFAFIERGPPFAFSNDIATTVEVALTKMNTVSESTANALVIYGEIQTMLVFILMHNLADLENIPVKAKGKVWIMIAQMDFTSLGSERSMDLHSLHGALSFALHTKEVLGFRQFLQMRNPISEKDDGFLRVFWEDAFNCHFPNNIADEKAEETCTGEEKLETLPGSVFEMSMTGHSYSVYNAVYAVAYALHAKHSSESNQRGRVDASRRNLPYQLPWQLHHYLRRGSFNNSVGEKVSFDENGELVAGLDIINWVTFPNHSFCRLQVGKIEPEAPPDQVFTIQEDAIHWPSRFNQAQPLSVCNDHCHPGYSRTKGEGKPFCCYDCLPCPEGKISNLKDMDDCIQCAEDHYPNNGQDFCIPKTISYLTHEEPLGISLSIFALSFTFITAFVLRIFIKHKDTPIVKANNRSLTYTLLISLLLSFLCALLFLGKPERITCFLRQAAFAIIFSVAVSCILAKTAIVVLAFMATKPGSSMRKWVGKRLAYSIVLCCSLIQVTICTVWLATSPPFPDLDMTSMAKEMILECNEGSTAVFYSVLSFLGFLATVSFILAFLARKLPDRFNEAKFITFSMLVFCSVWLSFIPAYSSTSRKYMVAVEIFSILASSSGLLSCIFFPKCFVILLRPDMNQRGELIRRKN; the protein is encoded by the exons ctcaTATATGGCGGCACTCAAGTGATGAAAAACGACTTCCTCCACTGGATGTTTCCAAAGGGGATTCATCAATACAAGGGGATTCTCCAGTTACTCTTGCATTTTGAGTGGACATGGATtgggtttatttatttgcaagatgacaatggagagagatttGTACAGGATAACTTGCATATGTTTTCTGAGAGAGGCATCTGCTTTGCCTTTATAGAAAGAGGTCCACCATTTGCTTTTTCCAATGACATTGCTACAACAGTGGAGGTGGCATTGACAAAAATGAACACTGTTTCAGAAAGCACTGCCAATGCATTGGTCATATATGGTGAAATACAGACCATGTTGGTTTTCATACTAATGCACAACTTGGCAGACTTGGAGAATATACCAGTTAAGGCAAAAGGTAAAGTCTGGATTATGATTGCTCAGATGGATTTCACATCACTTGGATCTGAAAGAAGTATGGATCTTCACTCCCTCCATGGGGCTCTTTCCTTTGCATTGCACACAAAAGAGGTGTTAGGATTCCGGCAATTTCTTCAGATGAGAAACCCAATTTCAGAGAAAGATGATGGTTTTCTCAGGGTCTTTTGGGAAGATGCATTTAATTGTCATTTCCCCAACAACATTGCAGATGAGAAGGCTGAGGAAACCTGCACCGGGGAGGAGAAGTTGGAGACTCTTCCTGGATCTGTTTTTGAAATGAGCATGACTGGCCACAGCTATAGTGTCTACAATGCTGTCTATGCTgtggcatatgctttgcatgccaagcaTTCATCTGAATCTAATCAAAGAGGAAGGGTGGATGCAAGCAGACGAAACCTTCCGTATCAACTGCCATGGCAG CTCCACCACTATCTGAGACGTGGATCATTTAACAACAGTGTTGGGGAGAAGGTTTCTTTTGATGAAAATGGGGAATTAGTTGCTGGATTGGACATCATCAACTGGGTCACATTCCCAAACCATTCCTTCTGTAGACTTCAAGTTGGAAAGATAGAACCAGAGGCTCCCCCAGACCAGGTATTCACCATTCAAGAGGATGCCATTCATTGGCCCAGCAGATTTAACCAG GCACAGCCCCTTTCTGTGTGTAATGACCATTGCCATCCTGGTTATAGTAGGACAAAGGGAGAAGGAAagccattttgctgctatgattgccTTCCATGCCCAGAAGGAAAAATTTCCAACCTTAAAG ACATGGATGACTGCATCCAATGTGCAGAAGATCATTATCCAAACAATGGCCAGGATTTTTGTATCCCCAAGACCATCAGCTATCTCACTCATGAAGAACCATTGGGGATCAGTTTGAGCATTTTTGCTCTGTCCTTTACTTTCATCACAGCTTTTGTGTTAAGAATCTTCATTAAGCACAAGGACACTCCCATTGTAAAAGCCAACAACCGCAGCCTCACCTAcactctcctcatctccctccttctctccttcctttgtGCTTTGCTCTTCCTTGGCAAGCCTGAAAGGATCACATGTTTCCTGCGACAAGCTGCTTTTGCCATCATCTTCTCTGTGGCAGTTTCTTGCATCTTGGCTAAAACCGCCATTGTAGTTCTagctttcatggccaccaagccagggtccagcatgaggaaatgggtggggaagAGATTGGCCTACTCCATTGTtctttgctgctctctcattCAAGTCACAATTTGTACAGTGTGGCTAGCAACTTCCCCACCATTCCCAGATCTAGACATGACCTCCATGGCTAAAGAAATGATCCTGGAATGTAATGAAGGCTCCACTGCCGTGTTTTATTCTGTGCTGAGTTTCCTAGGTTTCCTGGCTACAGTGAGCTTCATTTTGGCTTTCTTGGCCAGGAAGTTACCTGACCgttttaatgaagccaagtttatcaccttcagcatgttggtcttttgcagtgtctgGTTATCCTTTATTCCAGCCTACTCGAGCACAAGCAGGAAATACATGGTAGCTGTGGAAATATTTTCCATCTTGGCATCTAGTTCTGGGTTACTCTCTTGTATCTTTTTCCCAAAATGTTTTGTAATTTTGCTAAGACCTGATATGAACCAAAGGGGAGAGCTGATAAGAAGAAAGAACTAA